The Pseudomonas berkeleyensis genome includes a region encoding these proteins:
- a CDS encoding bile acid:sodium symporter family protein — translation MARSRLLPDNFTLTLLAVVLAATLLPASGQIATIFEWITNLAIALLFFLHGAKLSREAILAGAGHWRLHLLVFSCTFILFPLLGLALRPALEPLLGKDLYMGMLYLCALPATVQSAIAFTSLARGNIPAAICSAAASSLLGIFLTPLLVAFLMGVHGDNGSILDAIGKISLQLLLPFILGQIAQRWIGGWVSKNKNWLKYVDQSSILLVVYTAFSAAVIGGLWQQVPLLTLLAVILACCVLLALALVITHLLGKWLGFNLEDRITILFCGSKKSLATGVPMAQVLFAGSSIGVLILPLMLFHQIQLMVCAVLAQRYARRPECDVIESKTAS, via the coding sequence ATGGCCCGCTCCCGCCTGCTGCCCGACAACTTCACCCTGACCCTGCTCGCCGTGGTACTCGCCGCCACGCTGTTGCCTGCCAGCGGCCAGATCGCCACGATCTTCGAGTGGATCACCAACCTGGCCATTGCCCTGTTGTTCTTCCTGCACGGTGCCAAGCTGTCGCGCGAGGCGATTCTCGCCGGTGCTGGGCACTGGCGCCTGCACCTGCTGGTGTTCTCCTGCACCTTCATCCTCTTCCCGCTGCTCGGCCTGGCGCTCAGGCCAGCGCTGGAACCACTGCTGGGCAAAGACCTGTACATGGGCATGCTCTATCTCTGTGCGCTGCCGGCCACCGTGCAATCGGCCATCGCCTTCACCTCGCTGGCACGCGGCAACATCCCGGCGGCGATCTGCAGTGCAGCAGCGTCCAGCCTGCTGGGCATCTTCCTCACCCCGTTGCTGGTGGCCTTCCTGATGGGCGTGCACGGCGACAATGGCTCGATCCTCGATGCCATCGGCAAGATCAGCCTGCAATTGCTGCTGCCCTTCATCCTCGGCCAGATCGCCCAGCGCTGGATCGGTGGTTGGGTATCGAAGAACAAGAACTGGCTGAAGTACGTCGACCAGAGTTCGATCCTGCTGGTGGTCTACACCGCCTTCAGCGCCGCGGTGATCGGCGGGCTGTGGCAACAGGTGCCGCTGCTCACCCTGCTGGCGGTAATTCTCGCCTGCTGCGTATTGCTGGCACTGGCGCTGGTGATCACTCATCTGCTCGGCAAGTGGCTGGGCTTCAACTTGGAAGACCGTATCACCATCCTGTTCTGCGGCTCGAAGAAGAGCCTGGCCACCGGCGTGCCCATGGCCCAGGTGCTGTTCGCCGGTAGCAGCATCGGCGTACTGATCCTGCCGCTGATGCTGTTCCACCAGATCCAGCTGATGGTCTGCGCCGTTCTCGCCCAGCGCTATGCGCGCCGTCCGGAATGTGACGTGATCGAGAGCAAGACCGCTTCCTGA
- a CDS encoding IS110 family RNA-guided transposase: MAAVVGVDIAKRTFDLAILQPNGKHRTKSKLSNDKAGFAVFADWLQRHAEPGAWIVMEATGIYHEALAEHFHELGYRIAVLNPSQIARYAQSQLQRSKTDKLDAKLIATYGQLHVEHLRGWYPEPVSVRQLRALTRRLEDLQSLRQMELNRLDVSSSTVQSSIQAVLQRLDEQIAWTLEQIKRHIDDDPDLRGKRDLLVSINGIAEKTAALIMAELGDIERFTDARAVTAFAGLDPRLQESGVARGHSGISRTGSARLRTALYLPAVVALTYNPAIKAQAERLRARGKRGKQTVCAAMRKLLCIAYGVLKSRKPFDLALAIAR; the protein is encoded by the coding sequence ATGGCAGCGGTAGTGGGCGTTGATATCGCCAAGCGCACCTTCGATCTGGCGATCTTGCAACCTAACGGCAAGCACCGAACCAAAAGCAAACTGAGCAACGACAAGGCAGGCTTTGCGGTCTTCGCCGACTGGCTGCAGCGACATGCCGAGCCTGGCGCATGGATCGTGATGGAGGCCACGGGCATCTATCACGAGGCGCTTGCTGAGCATTTCCATGAACTGGGTTATCGGATCGCGGTGCTCAACCCGTCGCAGATCGCCCGTTATGCCCAGAGCCAACTGCAACGCAGTAAAACGGACAAACTGGACGCCAAGCTGATCGCCACCTATGGCCAGCTACACGTCGAGCACTTGCGTGGCTGGTACCCGGAGCCGGTGTCCGTGCGTCAGCTGCGTGCCTTGACCCGGCGCCTGGAGGATCTGCAGTCGCTGCGGCAGATGGAGCTCAATCGACTCGACGTCAGCTCGAGCACTGTTCAAAGCTCGATTCAGGCGGTTCTGCAAAGGCTCGATGAACAGATCGCCTGGACGCTAGAACAGATCAAGCGACATATCGACGATGACCCGGATTTGCGTGGTAAACGCGACTTGCTCGTGAGCATCAATGGTATCGCCGAGAAGACCGCGGCTCTGATAATGGCTGAACTCGGTGATATCGAACGCTTTACCGATGCACGTGCCGTCACGGCATTTGCCGGTTTAGATCCACGGTTACAAGAGTCTGGTGTCGCCCGAGGCCATAGCGGCATCTCTCGCACGGGCTCGGCCAGACTACGGACTGCGTTGTACCTGCCTGCCGTGGTGGCGCTCACTTATAACCCAGCGATCAAAGCGCAGGCTGAGCGCCTGAGAGCCAGGGGCAAGAGGGGTAAACAAACCGTCTGCGCAGCGATGCGCAAGCTGCTGTGCATCGCTTATGGCGTACTGAAATCGCGCAAACCTTTCGATCTTGCTTTGGCAATTGCACGGTAA
- a CDS encoding YheV family putative zinc ribbon protein, whose product MKKRFIAGAVCPACSEQDKIQMWDEDGVPHRECVACGYADTLDARGNSVPKEVPTRVNVSGLKPKASAGVQAVQFFPNPKLKKPSE is encoded by the coding sequence GTGAAAAAGCGTTTTATTGCCGGCGCCGTGTGCCCGGCCTGCAGCGAGCAGGACAAGATCCAGATGTGGGACGAAGATGGCGTACCGCACCGCGAATGCGTGGCCTGCGGCTACGCCGACACCCTCGATGCGCGTGGCAATTCAGTGCCCAAGGAGGTTCCCACGCGGGTCAACGTCAGCGGCCTGAAACCCAAGGCCAGTGCAGGCGTTCAGGCCGTGCAGTTCTTCCCCAATCCCAAGCTGAAAAAGCCCAGCGAGTAG
- a CDS encoding carbonic anhydrase, protein MPYKHQVIPLQTHEGEETAEQALHNIVEGFKRFRNEVFPQQEELFKKLATAQNPRAMFITCADSRVVPELITQSSPGDLFVNRNVGNVVPAYGQMMGGVSTAIEYAVMALGVQHIVVCGHSDCGAMKAVLNPASLETMPTVKAWLRHAEVARTVVAENCNCSDDKEALAILTEENVVAQLNHLCTHPSVAAKLARGQLFIHGWVYDIETSQIKAYDAELGSFLPLDGDQVPMATPRARFPQA, encoded by the coding sequence ATGCCTTACAAACACCAGGTCATTCCGCTTCAGACCCACGAGGGCGAGGAAACCGCCGAGCAGGCCCTGCACAACATCGTCGAAGGCTTCAAACGCTTTCGCAACGAGGTGTTCCCGCAACAGGAAGAGCTGTTCAAGAAGCTCGCCACCGCGCAAAACCCGCGCGCCATGTTCATCACCTGCGCCGACTCGCGCGTGGTGCCCGAACTGATCACCCAAAGCTCGCCAGGCGACCTGTTCGTCAACCGCAACGTCGGTAATGTGGTACCTGCTTACGGGCAAATGATGGGCGGCGTTTCCACCGCTATCGAATACGCGGTGATGGCCCTGGGCGTGCAACACATCGTGGTCTGCGGTCACTCCGATTGCGGCGCGATGAAGGCGGTGCTCAATCCGGCATCGCTGGAAACCATGCCCACGGTCAAGGCCTGGCTGCGTCATGCCGAAGTGGCGCGCACCGTGGTAGCGGAGAACTGCAACTGCAGTGACGACAAGGAGGCCCTGGCCATCCTTACCGAAGAGAACGTGGTGGCGCAGCTCAACCACCTCTGCACTCACCCCTCGGTGGCAGCCAAGCTGGCCCGCGGCCAGCTGTTCATCCATGGCTGGGTGTACGACATCGAAACCAGCCAGATCAAGGCGTACGACGCCGAGCTGGGCAGCTTCCTGCCGCTCGATGGTGACCAGGTACCGATGGCCACGCCGCGCGCACGCTTTCCGCAGGCCTGA
- the prlC gene encoding oligopeptidase A, whose translation MTANNPLLQDFDLPPYSQIKPEHVEPAVDQILADSRSAIAKLLEAQQANPSWDGLVLALDELGARLGRAWSPVSHLNAVRNSPELRAAYEACLPKLSEYWTEMGQNKPLFDAYEALANSPAAANFDVAQKTILEHALRDFRLSGIDLPAEQQKRYGEIQMRLSELTSKFSNQLLDATQAWTKLIDDESRLAGLTDSAKAQMKQAAEAKELDGWLITLEFPSYYAVMTYADDRALREEVYAAYCTRASDQGPNAGQNDNGPLMTEILDLRQELARLLGFANYSELSLASKMAENTDQVLSFLRDLAVRSKPFAEQDLAELQAFAAEQGLNDLQSWDVGYYSERLRQQRYSISQEEVRGWFPVDKVLTGLFAIVKKLYGIDIRELKDFDTWHPDVRLFEISENGEHVGRFFFDLYARANKRGGAWMDGARDKRRSADGKLIAPVANLVCNFTPPVGGKPALLTHDEVTTLFHEFGHGLHHLLTRVEHAGASGINGVAWDAVELPSQFMENWCWEPDGLALISGHYETGEPLPQAMLDKMLAAKNFQSGLMMVRQLEFSLFDFELHATHGDGRSVLDVLEGVRSEVSVLRPPAYNRFANGFAHIFAGGYAAGYYSYKWAEVLSADAFSKFEEEGVFNADTGRAFREAILARGGSQAPMVLFVDFRGREPSIDALLRHLGLSQEAA comes from the coding sequence GTGACCGCGAACAATCCCCTGCTGCAAGACTTCGACCTGCCGCCCTATTCGCAGATCAAACCTGAACACGTCGAGCCCGCTGTCGACCAGATCCTCGCTGACAGCCGCAGCGCCATCGCCAAGCTGCTTGAAGCGCAGCAGGCCAATCCGAGCTGGGACGGCCTGGTGCTGGCGCTGGACGAACTCGGCGCACGCCTAGGCCGCGCCTGGAGCCCGGTCAGCCATCTCAACGCCGTGCGCAACAGCCCTGAACTGCGCGCCGCCTACGAGGCCTGCCTGCCCAAACTGTCGGAGTACTGGACCGAGATGGGCCAGAACAAGCCGCTGTTCGACGCCTACGAAGCCCTGGCCAACAGCCCGGCCGCCGCCAACTTCGATGTGGCGCAGAAGACCATTCTCGAACACGCCCTGCGCGACTTCCGCCTGTCCGGCATCGATTTGCCGGCCGAGCAGCAGAAGCGCTACGGCGAGATCCAGATGCGCCTGTCCGAGCTGACCAGCAAATTCTCCAACCAGCTGCTCGACGCGACCCAGGCCTGGACCAAGCTGATCGATGACGAAAGCCGCCTGGCCGGCCTGACCGACTCGGCCAAGGCGCAGATGAAACAAGCCGCCGAAGCCAAGGAACTGGATGGCTGGCTGATCACCCTGGAATTCCCCAGCTACTACGCGGTGATGACCTACGCCGACGACCGCGCCCTGCGCGAAGAGGTGTACGCCGCCTACTGCACCCGCGCCTCCGATCAGGGGCCGAATGCCGGGCAGAACGACAACGGCCCGCTGATGACCGAGATTCTCGACCTGCGCCAGGAACTGGCGCGCCTGCTCGGCTTCGCCAACTACAGCGAGCTGAGCCTGGCCAGCAAGATGGCCGAGAACACCGATCAGGTGCTGAGCTTCCTGCGTGACCTCGCCGTGCGCAGCAAGCCGTTCGCCGAACAGGATCTGGCCGAACTGCAAGCCTTCGCCGCCGAGCAGGGCCTGAACGATCTGCAGAGCTGGGACGTCGGCTACTACAGCGAGCGCCTGCGCCAGCAGCGCTACAGCATCTCGCAGGAAGAGGTACGCGGCTGGTTCCCGGTGGACAAGGTGCTCACCGGCCTGTTCGCCATCGTCAAGAAGCTCTACGGCATCGACATCCGCGAACTGAAAGACTTCGACACCTGGCACCCGGACGTGCGTCTGTTCGAGATCAGCGAGAACGGCGAGCATGTCGGCCGCTTCTTCTTCGACCTCTACGCCCGCGCCAACAAGCGTGGCGGCGCCTGGATGGATGGCGCGCGTGACAAGCGCCGCAGCGCCGACGGCAAGCTGATCGCTCCGGTGGCCAACCTGGTGTGCAACTTCACTCCGCCCGTCGGCGGCAAGCCGGCGCTGTTGACCCACGACGAGGTCACCACGCTGTTCCACGAATTCGGCCATGGCCTGCACCACCTGTTGACCCGCGTCGAGCATGCCGGCGCCTCGGGCATCAACGGCGTGGCCTGGGACGCGGTCGAGCTGCCCAGCCAGTTTATGGAGAACTGGTGCTGGGAGCCGGACGGCCTGGCGCTGATCTCCGGCCACTACGAAACCGGCGAACCGCTACCACAAGCCATGCTGGACAAGATGCTGGCGGCGAAGAACTTCCAGTCCGGGCTGATGATGGTGCGCCAGCTGGAGTTTTCCCTGTTCGACTTCGAACTGCACGCCACCCATGGCGATGGCCGCAGCGTGCTGGACGTGCTCGAAGGCGTGCGCAGCGAAGTCTCGGTGCTGCGCCCGCCGGCCTATAACCGCTTCGCCAACGGTTTCGCGCATATCTTCGCAGGCGGCTATGCGGCGGGTTACTACAGCTACAAGTGGGCCGAGGTGCTGAGCGCCGATGCCTTCTCCAAGTTCGAGGAAGAAGGCGTGTTCAACGCCGACACCGGCCGCGCCTTCCGCGAGGCCATCCTCGCCCGTGGCGGCTCGCAGGCACCGATGGTGCTGTTCGTCGACTTCCGTGGCCGTGAGCCAAGTATCGATGCCCTGCTGCGCCACCTCGGCCTGAGCCAGGAGGCAGCGTGA
- a CDS encoding DUF3298 domain-containing protein, giving the protein MRFLFLFLLSAALPVAAELRFENLEAKRSDWETYRFPLLQGDSLAVRRINTYLHAMELEGLPGRFERSPFERIWPKEGEIWGTNSLDYQIDTEQPGFLSLTISGEYTGAYTSMGHVTYLFDLASGHPIGLSQLFTSAGLQRLGERIGRERNKRIEDYLAGIPVPGGNTDELVSLSPDDHDERSDEQRDMYRQCLPSRSKADLSYDRLQLGKQQLTLTAGGCAPHVTRALDDLGDFVNSVPYAELDTDLSPYGRCLLLEQRSDCHHPGDLKAGGVYWGKIGGRYPITLVVGTSQNSRPQSSSYFYDKYATRIELSGNELRDGHLHLRESGDTPATFDLQLQADGSLRGTWQQDGGQALSVELH; this is encoded by the coding sequence ATGCGTTTTCTTTTCCTCTTCCTGCTCAGCGCCGCATTGCCGGTGGCCGCTGAGCTGCGCTTCGAAAACCTGGAAGCCAAGCGAAGCGACTGGGAGACCTATCGCTTCCCCCTGTTGCAAGGCGATAGCCTGGCTGTCCGGCGCATCAATACCTACTTGCACGCCATGGAACTGGAAGGTTTGCCGGGACGCTTCGAGCGTTCGCCTTTCGAACGTATCTGGCCCAAGGAAGGGGAAATCTGGGGTACCAACAGCCTGGATTACCAGATCGACACGGAACAACCCGGCTTTCTGTCCCTGACCATCAGCGGCGAGTACACCGGGGCCTATACCAGCATGGGCCATGTCACTTATCTGTTCGACCTGGCCAGCGGCCACCCCATCGGCCTGAGCCAGCTCTTCACATCGGCCGGTCTGCAACGGCTGGGCGAGCGCATCGGCCGAGAACGAAACAAGCGTATCGAAGACTATCTGGCCGGTATCCCGGTACCCGGCGGAAATACCGACGAGTTGGTATCGCTCTCCCCTGACGACCACGACGAACGCAGCGACGAACAGCGGGATATGTATCGCCAGTGCCTGCCCAGTCGTAGCAAAGCGGACCTCAGTTACGACCGCCTGCAACTCGGCAAACAACAACTGACGCTGACTGCCGGTGGTTGCGCACCCCATGTAACACGTGCACTGGATGACCTTGGCGACTTCGTCAACAGCGTGCCCTATGCGGAGCTAGACACTGACCTCAGCCCCTACGGGCGCTGCCTGCTGCTGGAGCAACGCAGCGACTGTCACCATCCAGGCGATCTAAAGGCCGGCGGCGTGTACTGGGGCAAAATTGGCGGCCGCTATCCCATCACCTTGGTCGTAGGTACCAGCCAGAACAGCCGCCCACAGTCCAGTAGCTACTTCTACGACAAGTACGCCACGCGTATCGAGCTCAGCGGTAACGAGTTGCGCGACGGCCACCTGCATCTTCGAGAAAGTGGCGACACACCGGCCACATTCGATCTGCAGCTTCAGGCCGACGGTTCACTGCGCGGTACCTGGCAGCAGGACGGCGGCCAGGCACTATCGGTAGAGCTGCATTAA
- a CDS encoding AraC family transcriptional regulator gives MSPNGQNLLPERAVPRLPHLPRPLYARTESLARAVSTPRHSHPWVQLSYALEGVLHVHSAAGSFVAPPQRAIWIPADLEHEVVSSPGTEMRSLYIDCATSAWAPPRCRVLEIDNLSRELIRRFCELPVEYDEGGADGRLAQVLLDQLRAAREVGLSLPLPQDARLLRLCRALQAQPDDSRSLMQWSQALGASEKTLSRLFLRDTGLTFRAWRQRLRLLAALEPLQRGDRVTDVALTCGYDSTSAFIAAFRQQFGETPGEFFRD, from the coding sequence ATGTCGCCTAACGGACAAAACCTGCTTCCCGAACGCGCGGTGCCGCGTTTGCCGCATCTGCCGCGGCCACTCTATGCACGCACCGAGTCGCTGGCGCGGGCTGTCAGCACGCCGCGACATAGCCATCCCTGGGTGCAACTCTCCTATGCGCTGGAAGGGGTGCTGCACGTACACAGCGCGGCGGGCAGCTTCGTCGCTCCGCCGCAGCGGGCGATCTGGATTCCTGCCGATCTGGAGCACGAGGTGGTCAGCTCGCCGGGTACCGAGATGCGCAGCCTGTATATCGACTGCGCCACCAGCGCCTGGGCGCCACCGCGCTGCCGCGTGCTGGAAATCGATAACCTCAGCCGCGAGCTGATCCGCCGCTTCTGCGAACTGCCGGTGGAATACGACGAGGGTGGCGCTGATGGTCGTTTGGCGCAGGTGCTGCTGGATCAGTTGCGTGCAGCGCGGGAGGTGGGCCTTTCATTGCCGCTGCCACAGGATGCGCGGCTGCTGCGCCTGTGCCGTGCGTTACAGGCGCAACCGGACGACAGTCGTAGCCTCATGCAGTGGAGCCAGGCCCTTGGCGCCTCGGAGAAAACCCTCAGCCGCCTGTTCCTGCGCGATACCGGCCTGACCTTCCGCGCCTGGCGCCAGCGCTTGCGCTTGCTGGCGGCGTTGGAGCCTCTACAGCGTGGTGATCGTGTCACCGACGTGGCGCTGACCTGCGGCTACGACTCCACCTCGGCCTTCATCGCCGCCTTTCGTCAGCAGTTCGGCGAGACGCCAGGAGAGTTCTTTCGCGATTAA
- a CDS encoding GNAT family N-acetyltransferase yields MVIRPIEAADFDQVWPIIRDVVQAQETYAFDPDMDRETAWKIWVELPRATFVAEQGGQILGTYYIKANAAGPGNHVCNCGYMTAPAARGQGIAGRLCAHSLDVARQLGFSAMQFNSVVSTNEVAVALWQKHGFAIVGTLPKAYRHARHGLVDCHVMFRGLDV; encoded by the coding sequence TTGGTCATCCGGCCTATCGAGGCTGCCGACTTCGATCAGGTCTGGCCGATCATCCGTGACGTGGTGCAGGCGCAGGAAACCTACGCTTTCGACCCGGACATGGATCGTGAAACTGCCTGGAAGATCTGGGTCGAACTGCCACGCGCGACCTTCGTTGCCGAGCAGGGCGGGCAGATACTTGGCACTTACTACATCAAAGCCAACGCCGCCGGGCCGGGCAACCATGTGTGCAACTGCGGCTACATGACCGCTCCCGCCGCCCGCGGTCAGGGCATCGCCGGCCGGCTCTGCGCCCATTCGCTGGACGTGGCCCGCCAACTGGGCTTCAGCGCCATGCAGTTCAACAGCGTGGTCTCGACCAACGAGGTCGCCGTGGCGCTGTGGCAGAAGCACGGTTTCGCAATCGTCGGCACCCTGCCCAAGGCCTATCGCCATGCGCGACATGGGCTGGTGGACTGCCATGTGATGTTTCGTGGTTTGGACGTGTGA
- a CDS encoding PA0069 family radical SAM protein has translation MSLNLPPRGRGTASNPHNRYAPTRSQQEDDGWYQDETPHSRATEVRKEKAKTAITRNNSPDVGFDRSVNPYRGCEHGCIYCFARPTHAYWDMSPGIDFETRLIAKTNLAERLEEQLQKPGYVPQPIALGINTDAYQPIEREQRLTRQALEVLLRYKHPLHIITKGSLILRDLDLLSELASHNLVSVAFSLTTLDDELKRIMEPRTAAPAARLRAMRTLHEAGVPVSAICAPMIPMINDMELEALLEAARDAGARSAGYVLLRLPLEIAGLFEEWLQVHFPDRATHVMSLIRQSRGGKNYDSRFGSRMRGEGQFADLLEQRFRLARRKLGLDRRGSVMLDCSQFCPPGAQLSLL, from the coding sequence ATGTCCCTGAACCTGCCGCCGCGCGGTCGCGGCACCGCCAGCAATCCGCACAACCGCTATGCGCCCACCCGCTCGCAGCAGGAAGATGACGGCTGGTACCAGGACGAGACACCGCACAGCCGCGCCACCGAAGTACGCAAGGAGAAAGCGAAGACGGCGATCACCCGCAACAACTCGCCGGATGTCGGCTTCGATCGTTCAGTGAACCCTTACCGTGGCTGCGAGCATGGCTGCATCTACTGTTTCGCCCGACCCACCCATGCCTATTGGGACATGTCGCCCGGCATCGACTTCGAAACCCGCCTGATCGCCAAGACCAACCTCGCCGAGCGCCTGGAAGAGCAGCTGCAGAAACCCGGCTACGTGCCGCAACCCATCGCCCTGGGCATCAACACCGACGCTTACCAGCCCATCGAACGAGAGCAGCGCCTGACCCGCCAGGCTCTGGAAGTTCTGCTGCGCTACAAGCACCCGCTGCACATCATCACCAAGGGCTCGCTGATCCTGCGCGACCTCGACCTGCTCAGCGAACTGGCCAGCCACAACCTGGTCAGCGTGGCCTTCAGCCTGACCACCCTGGATGACGAGCTCAAACGCATCATGGAACCGCGTACCGCCGCACCTGCGGCGCGCCTGCGCGCCATGCGCACGCTGCACGAGGCTGGCGTGCCAGTCAGCGCCATCTGCGCGCCGATGATTCCCATGATCAACGATATGGAGCTGGAGGCGCTGCTCGAAGCCGCCCGTGATGCCGGCGCCCGCTCGGCCGGTTACGTGCTGCTGCGCCTGCCGCTGGAGATCGCCGGGTTGTTCGAGGAATGGTTGCAGGTGCACTTTCCGGATCGCGCCACCCACGTGATGAGCCTGATTCGCCAGAGCCGCGGCGGCAAGAACTACGACAGCCGCTTCGGCAGCCGTATGCGCGGTGAGGGCCAATTCGCCGATCTGCTGGAACAGCGCTTTCGCCTGGCGCGGCGCAAGCTCGGTCTGGATCGACGCGGCAGCGTGATGCTGGACTGTTCGCAGTTCTGCCCGCCGGGCGCACAGTTGAGCCTGCTCTAA
- a CDS encoding gamma carbonic anhydrase family protein produces MAIRNYQQATPQLGERAFVDASAVVIGDVVLGEDSSVWPMTVIRGDMHRIRIGARTSVQDGSVLHITHAGPFNPDGYPLIIGDEVTVGHKVTLHGCTLGNRILVGMGSIVMDGAVVEDEVIIGAGSLVPPGKRLESGYLYVGSPVKQARPLTDKERNFFSYTAGNYVKLKDLHLAEGYDQ; encoded by the coding sequence GTGGCGATTCGTAATTACCAACAGGCCACTCCACAGCTTGGCGAACGGGCCTTCGTCGACGCCAGCGCCGTGGTTATCGGCGATGTGGTACTGGGCGAGGACAGCTCGGTCTGGCCGATGACCGTGATCCGCGGCGACATGCACCGCATCCGCATCGGTGCGCGCACCAGCGTGCAGGACGGCAGCGTGCTGCATATCACCCATGCCGGGCCGTTCAACCCGGATGGCTACCCGCTGATCATCGGTGACGAGGTGACCGTCGGGCACAAGGTCACCCTGCATGGCTGCACGTTGGGCAACCGGATTCTGGTCGGCATGGGCAGCATCGTCATGGACGGCGCGGTGGTCGAAGACGAAGTGATCATCGGTGCCGGCAGCCTGGTGCCGCCGGGAAAGCGCCTGGAGAGCGGCTACCTGTACGTCGGCAGCCCGGTGAAACAGGCCCGCCCGCTGACCGACAAAGAGCGCAACTTCTTCAGCTATACCGCCGGCAACTACGTGAAACTCAAGGATCTGCACTTGGCTGAGGGGTACGACCAGTGA